In the genome of Solibacillus silvestris, one region contains:
- a CDS encoding FAD synthase → MKTHFINSQNLHLIQKQATSCVMALGYFDGIHLGHQQVIKTAREEANKRGLPLAVMSFRPHPINVLSKGQSIVPHLTTPCEKEKRLKQLGVDLFYLVDFTLAFAALTSSQFVEDYLMKLGVVHAVAGFDFSYGVKGVAKLSQIVADSNGEITVTKVECIDYDGEKISSSAIRQRLLAAAVHEIPHFLGDHFNSKVHWDGNKFQQIEKTMLPSAGIYKVILELPNKQLRTYISIDAAGQIQRMERQRRLPKGIFSIHWLQQVEKAVPSKAI, encoded by the coding sequence ATGAAGACGCATTTTATCAATAGTCAAAATTTGCACTTGATTCAAAAACAGGCAACTTCTTGCGTAATGGCACTCGGTTATTTTGATGGGATCCACCTTGGACATCAGCAAGTGATAAAGACAGCTCGTGAAGAAGCGAATAAGCGCGGACTACCATTAGCAGTAATGAGTTTTCGTCCACATCCTATCAATGTTTTATCTAAGGGGCAAAGCATAGTACCGCACTTAACAACTCCTTGTGAAAAAGAAAAACGGCTTAAACAGCTTGGTGTTGATTTATTTTATCTGGTGGATTTTACATTGGCATTTGCTGCGCTCACATCTAGTCAATTTGTAGAAGATTATTTAATGAAACTTGGTGTTGTCCATGCAGTAGCAGGATTTGATTTTTCCTACGGTGTGAAGGGTGTAGCTAAACTCTCGCAAATAGTGGCTGATTCCAATGGGGAAATCACGGTTACGAAAGTAGAATGCATTGATTATGATGGTGAAAAAATCAGCTCAAGTGCGATTCGTCAACGTTTACTTGCGGCCGCTGTTCATGAAATCCCACACTTCTTAGGAGATCACTTTAATTCCAAGGTGCATTGGGATGGTAATAAATTTCAGCAAATTGAAAAGACAATGTTGCCATCTGCAGGTATTTATAAAGTAATTTTAGAACTGCCGAATAAACAATTAAGAACATATATTTCAATTGATGCAGCAGGTCAAATCCAACGAATGGAACGGCAAAGACGTCTGCCAAAGGGGATTTTTTCTATTCACTGGTTGCAGCAAGTTGAAAAAGCGGTTCCATCAAAAGCAATTTAA
- a CDS encoding 2-keto-4-pentenoate hydratase gives MTEGLMSKAIELLDRAYEKHTSVSEPLSILNPMMTIDEAYAIQIQRVEAATSKGEVISGKKIGLTSLAMQNLLGVDQPDYGHLFHSMEVPNEGIVSLSKLFQPKIEGEIAFVLKKDLVGPNVTVEDVLDATDYVIAAIEIVDSRIKDWKISLVDTVADNASCGLYVLGSKKVNVNDIDLKAIHMELIKNDELINEGKGTDVLGNPAFCVAWLANKLHEYNVTLKSGEVILSGALSAAVVAEPGDKFTASFNTLGEVKVQFIK, from the coding sequence ATGACAGAGGGATTGATGTCAAAAGCTATAGAATTATTAGATAGGGCTTATGAAAAGCATACATCCGTTTCAGAACCTCTTTCTATATTAAACCCTATGATGACAATTGATGAGGCTTATGCCATTCAGATTCAAAGAGTTGAAGCAGCTACAAGCAAGGGTGAAGTGATTTCAGGGAAAAAAATTGGCTTAACATCTTTAGCAATGCAAAATTTACTAGGAGTGGACCAGCCAGACTATGGGCACCTTTTTCACTCAATGGAAGTTCCGAATGAAGGCATCGTTTCACTTAGTAAACTGTTTCAACCAAAAATTGAGGGTGAAATTGCCTTTGTACTAAAAAAAGATTTAGTAGGACCAAATGTTACAGTTGAGGATGTTTTAGATGCGACAGATTATGTAATAGCGGCCATTGAAATTGTAGATAGCCGAATTAAAGATTGGAAAATAAGTCTTGTAGATACAGTAGCAGATAATGCATCATGCGGATTATATGTACTAGGGTCAAAGAAAGTTAATGTGAACGATATTGATTTAAAAGCAATTCATATGGAACTTATAAAAAACGATGAATTAATTAATGAAGGAAAAGGGACGGATGTATTAGGGAATCCAGCATTCTGTGTTGCTTGGTTAGCGAATAAATTACATGAATACAACGTTACATTAAAATCTGGGGAAGTCATTTTATCTGGGGCTTTATCTGCTGCTGTTGTAGCAGAGCCTGGTGACAAATTTACAGCATCATTTAATACGCTTGGTGAAGTGAAAGTCCAATTTATCAAGTGA
- a CDS encoding DNA polymerase III subunit gamma/tau — MTYQAFYRVYRPQSFREMSGQTHVKRTLQNALLASKTTHAYLFSGPRGTGKTSTAKIFAKALNCENAPASEPCNECPTCLSITEGSHTDVIEFDAASNSRVEEMRDIIEKVRFAPANARFKVYIIDEVHMLSTSAFNALLKTLEEPPEHAVFILATTEPHKLPATIISRCQRFDFKRLSSIDIVERMKVVLEDIGMGYDEQALKAIAQAAAGGMRDALSLLDQVVSFSNEHVQLDDVLLVTGSVSQDAFYDIAISLQQKDVAQVLGSVENLIADGKEPLRLAEDFITFFRDLLLLKTDGTLEELLEFISPDEKFLSLAEQFEANTLYGFIDILAKTQQEMRFSHHTKIYLETALLKMAQYKASPQGAAAVDPAIEGKVASLESRLGQLSQQLESGGGGAPVQQKEQARQRVRPQGNQYNAPTGRIQEVLKTATKPDLQKVKSAWAGGLASLQKSHAALLADAEPVAANASAFVIKFKYDIHCQMVADNNALVSLFTQQIASEVGIQYELLCIPEPAWIRLRENFINENGLNQKKSPSNDMNAVEDLIEEPHFLEDVQVMEAQDPLITEAEKRFGKDFVEVIEE; from the coding sequence TTGACATATCAAGCGTTTTATCGTGTTTATAGACCCCAGTCATTTAGAGAAATGTCAGGTCAGACACATGTAAAGAGGACCCTTCAAAATGCTCTCCTCGCAAGTAAGACAACACATGCCTATTTATTTTCCGGTCCTCGAGGAACAGGGAAAACGAGTACAGCTAAAATTTTCGCGAAAGCATTGAATTGTGAAAATGCCCCAGCAAGTGAGCCATGCAATGAATGCCCTACATGTCTAAGTATTACTGAAGGTTCACATACAGATGTAATCGAATTTGATGCTGCTTCCAATTCAAGAGTGGAAGAAATGCGTGATATTATCGAAAAAGTCCGTTTTGCCCCGGCAAATGCGCGTTTCAAAGTGTACATTATAGATGAGGTGCATATGCTTTCTACGAGTGCATTTAATGCATTATTAAAAACACTTGAGGAACCACCTGAACATGCGGTATTTATTTTAGCGACAACTGAGCCTCACAAGCTACCAGCAACAATTATTTCCCGTTGTCAGCGATTTGATTTTAAACGACTTTCTTCTATAGATATAGTAGAGCGTATGAAGGTTGTATTGGAAGATATCGGTATGGGTTATGATGAGCAGGCGCTTAAGGCAATTGCTCAAGCTGCAGCAGGAGGTATGCGTGATGCATTAAGTTTACTCGATCAGGTTGTTTCATTTAGTAATGAGCATGTCCAATTGGACGATGTACTTCTTGTAACAGGTTCTGTAAGCCAGGATGCATTTTACGATATTGCGATTTCACTACAGCAAAAGGATGTTGCCCAAGTATTAGGCAGTGTCGAAAATTTAATTGCGGATGGGAAAGAACCATTACGCCTTGCAGAAGACTTTATTACATTTTTCCGGGATCTGCTTCTATTAAAGACGGATGGTACGTTAGAGGAATTATTGGAGTTTATTTCACCGGATGAAAAGTTTCTGTCATTAGCGGAACAGTTTGAAGCTAATACACTTTACGGCTTTATTGATATTTTAGCGAAGACCCAGCAGGAAATGCGCTTTTCGCATCATACGAAAATATATTTAGAAACTGCCCTTTTAAAAATGGCACAATATAAAGCTTCACCACAAGGGGCCGCTGCAGTCGATCCGGCTATTGAAGGTAAGGTAGCGTCACTTGAAAGCAGGTTAGGGCAACTGTCTCAACAGCTTGAAAGTGGTGGAGGGGGAGCACCTGTTCAACAAAAAGAACAGGCCCGACAGCGAGTACGTCCGCAGGGGAATCAGTACAATGCCCCGACTGGCCGTATTCAGGAAGTACTAAAAACTGCAACAAAGCCAGACCTGCAAAAAGTGAAATCTGCATGGGCAGGCGGTTTAGCAAGCTTACAAAAATCACATGCAGCTTTATTGGCGGATGCAGAGCCTGTAGCCGCAAATGCAAGTGCTTTTGTGATAAAATTCAAGTATGATATACATTGTCAAATGGTAGCTGACAACAATGCACTTGTTTCGTTGTTTACACAGCAGATTGCTTCGGAAGTAGGGATTCAATATGAACTTTTATGTATCCCGGAGCCGGCTTGGATTCGTCTGCGTGAAAACTTTATAAATGAAAATGGCTTAAATCAAAAGAAATCACCATCGAATGATATGAATGCGGTGGAAGATTTAATAGAGGAGCCCCATTTCCTTGAAGATGTTCAAGTAATGGAAGCGCAAGATCCGCTTATTACAGAAGCTGAAAAACGTTTTGGAAAAGACTTTGTTGAAGTTATCGAAGAGTAA
- a CDS encoding nucleoid-associated protein has product MRGMGNMQGMMKKMQKMQKEMMEAQEALNAQLFEGAAGGGMVKVVMNGQRQMLEVNLDESVVDPEDIEMLQDLIVIATNEALKKVEETTNSTMGKFTQGMNLPF; this is encoded by the coding sequence ATGCGTGGTATGGGTAATATGCAAGGTATGATGAAAAAGATGCAAAAGATGCAAAAAGAAATGATGGAAGCACAAGAAGCTTTAAATGCACAGTTATTCGAAGGTGCAGCAGGTGGCGGTATGGTGAAGGTAGTAATGAACGGCCAACGTCAAATGCTTGAAGTGAATTTAGATGAGTCTGTAGTAGATCCGGAAGATATCGAAATGCTGCAAGATTTAATCGTTATTGCAACAAACGAAGCACTGAAAAAAGTTGAAGAAACAACAAATTCTACAATGGGCAAATTTACACAAGGAATGAACCTTCCTTTCTAA
- a CDS encoding recombination protein RecR, which produces MHYPEPISRLIDSFMKLPGIGPKTAARLAFHVLTMKEDTVSTFAKALVDAKRNLMYCSQCGHITDIDPCHICSDKQRDVSTICVVQDPKDVIAMEKMRDYQGLYHVLHGAISPMDGVGPEDINVASLLGRLHDERVQELILATNPTIEGEATAMYISRLVKPSGIRTTRIAHGLPVGGDLEYADEVTLSKALEGRREL; this is translated from the coding sequence ATGCATTATCCAGAGCCGATATCTCGATTAATAGACAGCTTTATGAAACTGCCGGGCATTGGTCCGAAAACAGCAGCTCGACTGGCATTTCACGTACTAACAATGAAGGAAGATACTGTATCGACATTTGCGAAAGCGCTTGTCGATGCAAAACGCAATTTAATGTATTGCTCACAATGTGGTCATATAACGGATATCGACCCTTGTCATATTTGTTCGGATAAACAACGTGATGTTTCAACAATTTGTGTTGTGCAGGATCCGAAAGATGTAATAGCTATGGAGAAGATGCGTGACTATCAAGGTCTCTATCATGTGTTACACGGTGCAATTTCACCGATGGACGGTGTAGGACCTGAAGATATTAATGTAGCTTCGCTATTGGGGCGCTTACATGACGAGCGTGTACAAGAGTTAATTTTAGCGACGAACCCGACAATAGAAGGGGAAGCAACGGCAATGTATATTTCCCGCCTTGTTAAACCATCAGGAATTCGCACTACACGTATCGCACACGGATTACCTGTTGGCGGAGATTTAGAATATGCGGATGAAGTAACCTTATCAAAAGCGCTGGAAGGTAGACGCGAGTTGTAA
- a CDS encoding ATPase, whose protein sequence is MQYIVLAMVCFVVLFLFLLNKNARGKVWEYFAWFWFKIAVVIVVLFLGNLMIGAAGFLFYVPINFFSVLTIAILGIPGMMCVTLLILFK, encoded by the coding sequence ATGCAATACATAGTTTTAGCTATGGTCTGTTTTGTTGTCTTGTTTCTTTTTTTATTAAACAAGAACGCAAGAGGAAAAGTGTGGGAGTACTTTGCCTGGTTTTGGTTTAAAATTGCGGTAGTTATCGTTGTCTTGTTTTTAGGGAACTTAATGATTGGAGCCGCAGGGTTTCTTTTTTATGTACCGATTAATTTCTTTTCAGTCCTTACAATCGCTATTCTAGGCATTCCCGGTATGATGTGCGTAACTTTATTAATATTATTTAAATAA
- a CDS encoding DNA primase, with product MEQTISIEKRIKEIFADDPLYLVIKETPTEQFFLSETYLSNLIEKKYYSTPEVASWFNVTDAQIRYYIKPFEEYLFDDEASNPTTASVIRLDFKAIIKLRMILLLKDEYRVKGLKQLLRINKDGHIIKKRTPSSTEVGMPDNIEYRLNAMSQALEQIMKTGLFKMEQDEESQQMQLSLNYDFFKQEIKALPPEHSQELTEIQVATKKLEKENTELKKKVEEIMASNKEDIAIRIREKAIEQIVLNRLQNEAVQQYSQQRKITLFQKLFRSAQMEVDKKLYIAAYIEEKFPKQLTQALLEYHEQSISYQNE from the coding sequence ATGGAACAAACGATTTCGATAGAGAAACGTATTAAAGAAATTTTTGCAGATGACCCGCTTTATTTAGTTATTAAAGAAACACCGACTGAACAATTCTTTTTATCGGAAACTTATTTGTCCAACCTCATTGAGAAAAAATACTATTCCACACCTGAAGTAGCCAGCTGGTTTAATGTCACTGACGCACAGATACGTTACTATATTAAACCGTTTGAAGAATATCTTTTTGATGATGAAGCGTCAAATCCTACTACAGCATCTGTTATTCGTTTAGACTTTAAGGCCATTATAAAACTGCGTATGATTTTACTGTTAAAGGACGAATACCGTGTAAAAGGGTTAAAGCAGCTATTACGTATTAATAAAGATGGCCATATTATCAAAAAAAGAACTCCTTCCTCAACAGAAGTAGGAATGCCCGATAATATTGAGTACAGACTCAATGCCATGAGCCAAGCACTTGAGCAAATTATGAAAACAGGTTTGTTTAAAATGGAACAAGATGAAGAGAGCCAGCAAATGCAGCTAAGTTTGAACTATGATTTCTTTAAACAGGAGATCAAAGCCCTCCCTCCGGAACATTCACAAGAATTGACGGAGATCCAAGTGGCTACAAAAAAACTTGAAAAGGAAAATACCGAATTGAAAAAGAAAGTCGAGGAAATAATGGCTTCCAATAAAGAGGATATTGCTATTCGAATTAGAGAAAAGGCAATCGAACAAATTGTGCTCAACCGTTTGCAAAATGAAGCAGTGCAGCAGTATTCGCAACAAAGAAAAATAACCCTTTTCCAGAAACTTTTCCGTTCTGCGCAAATGGAAGTAGATAAGAAGCTGTATATCGCAGCTTATATCGAAGAAAAGTTTCCAAAACAATTAACCCAGGCACTACTTGAATACCATGAACAATCTATAAGTTACCAAAATGAATAA
- a CDS encoding lysine decarboxylase — protein MNMVNSNRPIVQALKKFVADEPQSFHVPGHKNGLLSNLPDEIKQALKYDVTELTGLDDFHYPEEAIQQAEQLLATTYGANRSFFLVNGSTVGNLAMIYATCEKGDTVLVQRNAHKSIFHALELVGVKPVYVSPKWDIKSQTAGCIDLDTLEQAIATYPHAKAAIFTYPTYYGVTAVDFAEQIELCHEYHIPVLVDEAHGAHLTVSEDLPASALELGADIVVQSAHKTLPAMTMASFLHMKSSLVSEQKVNRYLRMLQSSSPSYLLLASLDDARSYVANYTPADYAYLMEKRLQFIESLTTLTDLQVIEVNDSLKLLVRAPGYTGFQLKEALEKMHVYVELADAKQVLLILPLLKQGDCYSITNLCNRMKEANTHLKLCESNEYIDDTESFETIAITQPEYSFEEIEQAEKEWTPYKLTIGRIAANTIIPYPPGIPLLVQGEKITEAQIGQLEELLAIGALFQGDHRLQEKLIQVII, from the coding sequence GTGAATATGGTGAATAGTAATCGACCAATTGTTCAAGCATTAAAAAAGTTTGTTGCGGATGAGCCGCAATCTTTTCATGTGCCTGGACATAAAAATGGGTTGCTGTCGAATTTGCCTGATGAAATAAAACAGGCATTAAAATATGATGTAACTGAACTGACAGGTTTAGATGACTTCCATTATCCAGAAGAAGCGATTCAGCAGGCAGAACAACTCCTCGCAACTACATATGGGGCAAATCGGAGTTTCTTTTTAGTGAATGGTTCCACAGTTGGGAACTTAGCAATGATCTATGCAACTTGTGAAAAAGGAGATACTGTACTTGTTCAAAGAAATGCACACAAATCTATTTTTCATGCATTGGAACTTGTTGGGGTGAAACCTGTATATGTTTCACCAAAGTGGGATATAAAAAGTCAGACTGCGGGTTGTATTGATTTGGATACATTAGAGCAAGCGATAGCAACTTATCCGCATGCCAAGGCCGCTATCTTTACGTATCCGACTTATTATGGGGTGACAGCAGTTGATTTTGCAGAGCAAATTGAATTATGCCATGAGTATCATATCCCTGTTCTAGTTGATGAGGCGCATGGGGCCCATTTAACCGTATCGGAGGATCTGCCCGCTTCGGCCCTTGAGCTAGGTGCAGACATTGTCGTCCAGTCAGCCCATAAAACATTACCCGCTATGACAATGGCTTCCTTTTTACATATGAAATCATCATTAGTAAGCGAACAGAAAGTAAACCGTTATTTACGTATGTTACAATCGAGTAGTCCATCGTATTTACTTTTAGCTTCCCTTGATGATGCAAGAAGTTATGTAGCCAACTATACGCCAGCTGACTATGCGTATCTTATGGAGAAGCGTCTGCAATTTATTGAATCATTGACAACTTTAACGGATTTACAGGTTATTGAAGTGAATGATTCATTAAAACTATTAGTACGTGCCCCTGGTTACACAGGTTTTCAATTAAAAGAGGCATTGGAAAAAATGCATGTGTATGTTGAGTTGGCAGATGCAAAACAAGTGCTTTTAATTTTACCGTTATTGAAGCAAGGAGATTGTTACTCGATTACGAATTTATGTAACCGTATGAAAGAGGCAAATACCCATTTAAAACTCTGCGAAAGCAATGAATATATAGATGATACAGAAAGCTTTGAGACGATAGCAATTACGCAACCGGAATATAGCTTTGAGGAAATAGAGCAGGCAGAAAAAGAGTGGACGCCATACAAGCTGACTATCGGGCGAATTGCAGCTAATACAATTATTCCGTATCCACCGGGAATTCCATTACTGGTCCAAGGTGAGAAAATTACGGAAGCACAAATTGGTCAGTTGGAAGAGCTTCTCGCTATCGGTGCACTGTTCCAGGGAGATCACCGATTACAGGAAAAACTAATACAAGTCATAATATAG